The following coding sequences are from one Bdellovibrionales bacterium window:
- a CDS encoding polysaccharide biosynthesis/export family protein produces MRFVISLFLVLTIFTTLPFPAQAADPAFTIRAGDVLQVTVWKEEGLDREIVVLPDGSITFPLAGTVSLINLTPTMAQELIKEKLKTTIPEASVSVIVKAPLGHTINVMGQVAKPGEIVMGRRLTVMQALSQAGGLTTFANEGGIKILRRINDQETSINFPYDDVADGDNLDKDITLMPGDVIVVPTAGLF; encoded by the coding sequence ATGCGTTTTGTTATTTCACTGTTCCTTGTTTTGACTATTTTCACGACCCTTCCCTTCCCCGCGCAAGCTGCCGACCCCGCCTTCACCATTCGCGCGGGCGACGTGTTGCAAGTCACCGTCTGGAAAGAAGAAGGCCTAGACCGCGAAATCGTGGTTCTGCCCGATGGCTCTATTACCTTTCCGCTGGCCGGTACGGTCAGCCTCATCAACCTGACCCCCACCATGGCACAGGAATTGATCAAAGAGAAATTGAAGACCACGATTCCCGAAGCTTCCGTCTCGGTGATCGTCAAAGCCCCCCTAGGCCACACGATCAATGTCATGGGACAAGTCGCCAAGCCCGGAGAAATCGTCATGGGACGCAGGCTCACTGTTATGCAGGCGCTTAGCCAAGCAGGTGGCCTGACAACCTTTGCCAACGAAGGCGGGATCAAAATCCTACGCCGGATAAACGATCAGGAAACATCGATCAATTTCCCCTATGACGATGTTGCCGATGGGGATAATCTGGACAAGGACATCACGCTGATGCCCGGTGATGTTATCGTAGTTCCAACGGCGGGGCTTTTCTAA
- a CDS encoding DUF1284 domain-containing protein produces MKSVITLRGHHLLCLLTYVGAGYSEKFKENFNAIVKALNHGHPARIVAGYDSICHNESIFFACPHMDSQKCKNIHEQEMDRLALADLSRHIGKPQKWELGSRLALTEPLTQRMRSAFAKGAIRRACRSCPWESLCTQIAQDSFHQAKLFSPLAVRKNTPLSPLPKTLVILPSNPPKDKELFMG; encoded by the coding sequence ATGAAATCAGTGATCACACTACGCGGCCACCATCTGCTTTGTCTTTTGACCTATGTCGGGGCGGGCTATTCAGAAAAGTTCAAAGAAAATTTCAACGCTATCGTCAAAGCGCTAAACCACGGCCACCCTGCGCGCATCGTAGCGGGTTATGACTCTATTTGCCATAACGAAAGCATTTTCTTTGCCTGCCCTCACATGGACTCTCAAAAATGCAAGAACATTCATGAGCAGGAAATGGATCGGCTTGCTCTGGCCGATTTATCGCGCCATATCGGCAAACCGCAAAAATGGGAGCTGGGCAGCCGCCTTGCCCTCACCGAGCCGTTGACCCAAAGGATGCGCAGCGCCTTTGCCAAAGGAGCCATCAGACGGGCATGCCGCAGCTGCCCATGGGAATCCCTATGCACCCAAATAGCCCAAGATTCTTTTCATCAAGCGAAACTATTTTCGCCCTTGGCCGTGAGAAAAAACACGCCCCTTTCGCCCTTGCCCAAGACGCTTGTCATTCTTCCTTCTAACCCCCCAAAAGACAAAGAACTTTTTATGGGTTAA
- a CDS encoding AAA family ATPase produces MYESFYGLTAKPFSLLPDSDFLFYSKRHQRAITLLDYGILTQAGFLVITGDVGAGKTTILRRYLKNVGDDVTVGVITNPSQTIGRLLDWITMAFDLDVNERDEAKLYHCFVDFLLAQYATGKRTVLIIDEAQNLSASQLEELRMLSNVNNEKDQMLQIVLLGQPELLKTLKTDALRQFVQRIAVHCHLDALEPAETAAYIRHRLGVVGGAPALFDDIACAAVHYFTGGVPRLINLLCDQAMVYAFSEDKPVISAETVAEVAQDRGRMGLSAFRALPDTWRLTNLVADIEPYLTAIRAAKVGI; encoded by the coding sequence ATGTACGAAAGTTTTTATGGCCTGACGGCTAAACCCTTTTCGCTTTTGCCGGATTCGGATTTCCTTTTCTATAGCAAAAGGCATCAGCGCGCCATTACTTTGCTGGACTATGGCATTTTGACGCAAGCGGGCTTTTTGGTGATCACGGGCGATGTGGGCGCGGGCAAGACGACGATCCTTCGCCGCTACCTAAAAAATGTGGGGGACGATGTCACGGTCGGCGTGATTACGAACCCCAGCCAGACGATTGGCCGTCTCTTGGACTGGATCACGATGGCCTTCGATCTGGATGTGAACGAGCGTGATGAGGCGAAACTCTATCACTGCTTTGTTGATTTTTTGCTCGCGCAGTATGCCACGGGCAAGCGCACGGTTTTGATTATCGACGAGGCCCAGAACCTTAGCGCCTCGCAGCTAGAAGAGCTTCGCATGCTCTCGAACGTCAACAACGAAAAAGACCAGATGCTGCAAATTGTTTTACTGGGGCAGCCAGAGCTTCTCAAAACGCTGAAGACAGATGCGCTGCGCCAATTTGTCCAACGCATCGCCGTCCATTGCCATCTTGACGCTTTAGAACCTGCTGAGACGGCGGCCTATATTCGCCACCGCCTTGGCGTTGTGGGCGGCGCGCCCGCGCTGTTCGACGACATTGCCTGTGCGGCGGTGCATTATTTTACAGGCGGCGTGCCGCGCCTCATCAACCTGCTGTGCGATCAGGCGATGGTCTATGCGTTTTCCGAGGATAAGCCTGTGATCAGCGCCGAAACAGTGGCCGAGGTTGCACAGGATCGTGGCCGCATGGGGCTTAGTGCTTTCCGCGCCCTGCCTGACACGTGGCGCCTTACCAACCTTGTTGCCGATATTGAGCCGTATCTGACGGCTATCCGTGCGGCTAAGGTGGGAATTTAA